TTTCTGCTTATTTAATTACCTTTCTGCTTATTTAATTGCCTTTCTGCGAAAGTATCTTTTTTAGAATATCATTCTCAGAAATATTTAGAACATGTTTCTGAGAAATTTTTGAAACTCCCTTCAAGAAGTTTTTAAAATATTATTCTAAGAAATGCTTTTCCTTTCAAAACCATTTTATTTGGTTTCTGCTTTACTTTTACTGTTCATCCTTCGATATTTTAATGCCTGTTAAGTCCGTTTTTGCCTGGAGGATCTGTTTTAACCTGAGACCTATTAAATATATAGATACATTTCATCAGGTCCTGAAATACATTTAGCTGGAAGTCAAAACACCTTTCTGTTTCTTCTGCTTGCCTCCAGTCTCCGTATGAAGCATAAGCAGTTTTCAGGCCCAATCTGCGAGCAGGAGCCATGTCCCTTTTTATGCTATCGCCAACTACGAGACTTTCTTCAGGCTTTATCCCGAGAGCATCAAGAGCAAAGAGAAAATGGGCAGGGTCCGGTTTCTTTGTGCCTGTCATATCTGCAGATACGAGAAGGTCAAAACAATCAAGAAGGTCTACTTTTGCAAGCCTTGCACGAGCGTGGGGCCTGTCGGCATCTGTTATAATTACAAGCCTGAAACCAAGTTTCTTCAATTCCTCAAGTGTGTCCCTTACTTCTGGATACAGTTCGAGGTTTTCCAGTTTTTCTCTTTCATAAATCTCACAGCAATCCCTATACCCCTGATCTGTGAAAAGATTTCTCTCCTGCATGTAGTCCCTTATGTTTTCATAATCTTCAAACCCGTAAGCCCCTGAGAAAATAACTGAAAAGTTCCCCGGGATCTGCCTTAAAATCCCTGTCCTCGCCCCCAAGGTAGGAAAGAATCTCCCTGCAAGCGATAAGTTTCACGGCTACGAAATCAAAAAGAGTATTATCCATATCAAAGAGAATAGCTTTCAGAGCTTTCTGATGGGTCTGGTGCACATTCATTCGAATGATTTCTTGACTTTCACATATCTGTTTCATTTTTCGTGGCATATTTCTTCGAATTAAATATTTTTAAAATGTATTTTATGTTTTCCGGATTTTTCAGATCTTTTTCTCATTCCTTTTTCCTTTTACGTACATTTCAGACTACTTTTTAGGGAGAGGCTATAAAAGCCATAAAGGACAGATGTATAGATCATAAAGAACAATAGACTTAAGTAGGTAACGAACACGAATAGCCAGAAAATTGTGGGTTTTAATTTTAAAGGGTATTAAAGGAAATTTTGATATGAATCCTGAAGAACCAAAAGACAAACCCTTCTCAGAAGAAGGAAAAGAAGAAAAAGCTGACACCGTAGAGGGATCGGCTTCCGGGGATATGTATGTTCTGGACGACTCGGGGAGTGTGACAAACGAGGAAGTCAGCAATGAAATTCTTGCAGCCGAGCTTAATGAGTGCGGGCTTGACCTTCTCAGGCTTGGAAAGTATAACGAAGCAATAATTGCATTTGAAAAAGCAATTGACAAAGACCCGGGGAATATTTATCTATTAAATAATAAGGCAGCAGCTCTTGAAAGTCTGGGAAGGTTTGAGGAAGCACTTAAACTATACCAGGAAGCTGTTAAGATCAATTCCGAAGATGCGGATCTCTGGAATAATATGGCTTTTTCTTACTCCCAGATAGGAGAATACGAAAAAGCAGTTGAAGCTTACGGAAAAGCCCTTGATCTGAAGCCTGACTATCCAAACGCATGGTATGGAAAAGCCCTTAATCTCAGCCAGGCAGGAAGATATGAAGAAGCTGTTGATGCCTATGATATAGTCCTGAAAGAAAACTCTAATTATAAGGAAGCATGGGCAGGAAAGGGCATAGCTCTCGGACAGATGGGAAACTACGATGAAGCTATAATTGCATACGATAAAGCCCTTGAAATCGACCCTGAATTCCTTGAAGCCTGGTATTACAAGGGAGTGGATCTTGACAGCCTTGGCAGTTTCAAGCAGGCTCTAAAAGCCTATGAAAAAGCCGTGGAAATCGACCCTGAAAATGACGACGCCTGGAACAATATGGGCATTGACCTGGAAAACCTGGAAAGGTATGACGAAGCAATTAACGCTTTCGAAAAAGCAATCGAAATAAATTCCGAAAATTCGGATGTCTGGTATAATAAAGGTTTTACTCTCAGCCAGGTACAGAGATTCGATGAAGCTGTCGAAGCCTACAGGAAAGCTGTACAGCTTGATCCCGAATACCTGGAAGCCTACTCCAGTCTGGGTTTTGTCCTGGCTCAGCTCAAACGCTTTGAAGAAGCCCTGGATATCTATGAAAAAGCTCTTAAACTTGACCCTGAAGCTGCAGACTCCTGGTTTGGAAAAGCTGTCTGCCTGAGTTACCTGGGGAGAGAAGAAGAAGCTGAAGATGCGTACAGAAAAGCCGTTGAAATTGACCCCAGATATGCTGAAATCGGAGGGGACATACAGTAAGCCGGAGAGATATTCTCTTTCCGGACCTTATTTTCGGACCTTGCAAGTAATTTTCCTTTATTATTTCTTATCCTTTACTCCTTCATTTTTCTTACTCTTTTTCCTCTTATTGTTCTTTCACTCTAATTTCTATGTATTCCCAAAACATTTAACAAACTGGAAAAACAGAGATATAGGCTAAAAAAATTAGAAGAATAAGCTAAAAAAATTAGAGAAATAGGCTAAAAAATTAGAAGAATAGAAAGGCAGGAAATCAGTAATTCAAAAGAAAAGAACAGCTCTATATGCTGGAAACGTTTTTTAGATAATCGAATGTCTTTTTTTAAATTTAAAGACACTTTTGGGAAAGAGCGGATGAAAGGATGAAAGGATGGATTCTTTATAAGAGCACGGCTGCCGAACTCAAAAATGACCTGTACGAAATTAACCGCTTCATTAAGGTTGCGGATGAAAAAAGAATAGAGCTCCGGGTTGTAAAACCTGACCAGTTCGACCTGATAGTAACAAGGGATGACAGGAAAAGCATACTCCTCGACGGAGAAATTGTCCCCCTTCCTGACTTCCTCCTCCCGAGAATGGGAGCAGGTACAACCTACTTTGCGCTTGCGGTCATCCGCCATCTCGAACGCCTGGGGGTCTGCGTCATTAATTCATCGCAGAGCATTGACACAGTCAGGGACAAGCTTTATTCCCAGCAGATCCTTGCAGAAAGAGGAATTTCCTACCCCAATACAATGTTTGCCAAAAACCCTGTAAATATAAGCCTGGTTGAAAAATACCTTGGATTTCCTCTCATAGTAAAAGCTCTCTCAGGCTCTATGGGAAAAGGCATCTTCCTTTCAGAAAACCACGATAATTTCCGTGACCTGATGGAACTGATCCACATAACCAACCCCAGTGCAAACATAATCCTCCAGGAATTCATTAAATCCAGCCTGGGAAGGGACCTCCGTGTCCTCGTAATTGGGGGAAGGGCAGTTGCCTGCATGGAACGCATAGCTCCTGCTGGCAGTTTCAAGTCCAACTACTCCAGAGGCGGAACAGTACGAAAATTCGACATGACGCCTGAAGTAGAGGAGCTGGCAACCGAGACTGCACGCACCTTCGGGCTGGACATAGCCGGCATCGACCTCTTATTCGACGGCGACCATTTCAAGGTTTGTGAGGCTAATTCTTCCCCGGGCTTTGAAGGGCTTGAAAAATGCTGTGGAATTAATGTTGCAGGGATGATTTACGATTTTATCAGGAAAAAGGTGGATGAGAGATAAAATATGGATGAAAATTTTTTATTCATCTTTTCCCATTTCTTCAAAATAAAGTGATGATTAAGCCATTTGCTTAGAAGCTGTACCAAGAAAAAATGCCTCCATTTTTACTGGACAATCTTTAAGTTTATATTTCCCACCACATCTTTACCCTAGTGGACCATCCCCTTTGTATAAGGTTTCCGTTATCTGGTTCAAGTATTCCTTCAAGGTAGTCCCTGAGAACGGTTTCCTGGGAATCTGAGGTAACGTTGTAGTATGATTTAAAATCCTCAACAGCTTCCTCAAAGTTTGCATACCTGTGAATATGTTCGAAGGGAAAAACACTCACATTCGGGTAGATTTCCATGTCATACAACACATTATAGAGAACATTGCACTTCGGAGCCGGTTGATACTCACATCCGTGAAGAGATGGCCAGAGTTTTCGCGAGTGGATATCCCAGGAGGTTTCCCCTGCGAACCAGTATAGATAAATATACTTCGAAGAGGCATCCATCATTTTCCGTATCGAAGCCCTTATGTCTTTCATGCCCAGGGAATAAGAAGCAAAAACCACGTCATAAGGAGCGGAAAGATCTGACCTTACATCGACTGCTTCCCAATCTTTGTGTACGGTATCGATGTTTTCGATTCCATATTCTTTGATATTTTCCTGCATGACATTCATCATGCCGTCCGAGGGTTCAACCGCGGTTACATGAGCCACCTGCCTCGCAATCGGAATTGCAAGTGTTCCGGGCCCGGATCCGATATCAAGAACTCTTGAATCAGGAGAGAGTTTCAGATCCTTTATTCTCTTCTCTGTTACTGCCCTTGCCTTATCATCCTGAAACATCCTCCAGAACTGCCTGGCATTTTTCTCGCCGTGCCATATACTCGAGCAATCGACATTTCTATTTAATGCCAGTTGCTTTTCCAGAGTATCTTTCCAAAC
This window of the Methanosarcina mazei S-6 genome carries:
- a CDS encoding class I SAM-dependent methyltransferase — protein: MDSQGIDWNKVWKDTLEKQLALNRNVDCSSIWHGEKNARQFWRMFQDDKARAVTEKRIKDLKLSPDSRVLDIGSGPGTLAIPIARQVAHVTAVEPSDGMMNVMQENIKEYGIENIDTVHKDWEAVDVRSDLSAPYDVVFASYSLGMKDIRASIRKMMDASSKYIYLYWFAGETSWDIHSRKLWPSLHGCEYQPAPKCNVLYNVLYDMEIYPNVSVFPFEHIHRYANFEEAVEDFKSYYNVTSDSQETVLRDYLEGILEPDNGNLIQRGWSTRVKMWWEI
- a CDS encoding HAD family hydrolase, which codes for MKQICESQEIIRMNVHQTHQKALKAILFDMDNTLFDFVAVKLIACREILSYLGGEDRDFKADPGELFSYFLRGLRV
- a CDS encoding tetratricopeptide repeat protein — encoded protein: MNPEEPKDKPFSEEGKEEKADTVEGSASGDMYVLDDSGSVTNEEVSNEILAAELNECGLDLLRLGKYNEAIIAFEKAIDKDPGNIYLLNNKAAALESLGRFEEALKLYQEAVKINSEDADLWNNMAFSYSQIGEYEKAVEAYGKALDLKPDYPNAWYGKALNLSQAGRYEEAVDAYDIVLKENSNYKEAWAGKGIALGQMGNYDEAIIAYDKALEIDPEFLEAWYYKGVDLDSLGSFKQALKAYEKAVEIDPENDDAWNNMGIDLENLERYDEAINAFEKAIEINSENSDVWYNKGFTLSQVQRFDEAVEAYRKAVQLDPEYLEAYSSLGFVLAQLKRFEEALDIYEKALKLDPEAADSWFGKAVCLSYLGREEEAEDAYRKAVEIDPRYAEIGGDIQ
- a CDS encoding ATP-grasp domain-containing protein, with the translated sequence MKGWILYKSTAAELKNDLYEINRFIKVADEKRIELRVVKPDQFDLIVTRDDRKSILLDGEIVPLPDFLLPRMGAGTTYFALAVIRHLERLGVCVINSSQSIDTVRDKLYSQQILAERGISYPNTMFAKNPVNISLVEKYLGFPLIVKALSGSMGKGIFLSENHDNFRDLMELIHITNPSANIILQEFIKSSLGRDLRVLVIGGRAVACMERIAPAGSFKSNYSRGGTVRKFDMTPEVEELATETARTFGLDIAGIDLLFDGDHFKVCEANSSPGFEGLEKCCGINVAGMIYDFIRKKVDER
- a CDS encoding HAD family hydrolase, producing the protein MQERNLFTDQGYRDCCEIYEREKLENLELYPEVRDTLEELKKLGFRLVIITDADRPHARARLAKVDLLDCFDLLVSADMTGTKKPDPAHFLFALDALGIKPEESLVVGDSIKRDMAPARRLGLKTAYASYGDWRQAEETERCFDFQLNVFQDLMKCIYIFNRSQVKTDPPGKNGLNRH